In Devosia chinhatensis, the following are encoded in one genomic region:
- the cobN gene encoding cobaltochelatase subunit CobN, with product MHLLSAQAGAIQQEGEAIDLAQTPGDYVFASSADSELAMLAAAADRAGQDGLRLANILRLSNNLSVDMWLEQTVSKARLVVLRLIGGISYFQYGVDELTALCANRAIPLVLIPGDANPDPILRDRSTIHADDWARLHQLFIAGGPDNVDAILAAFAALAAPSPLPLGKRSAASQPGEGGILGALEPRAFPRFGLWHPRTGMTDADGLCALSSPLRSGPGEGGLGLSENVAPSRPHIPILFYRAALEGAGTATLEALVSELEARGLAPVPVVVSSLKDPACIGFVQETLAAFPPSAIFNLTAFALGIGELAAGRNPFSGSDAPVIQLIQSGRSRAQWLADPQGLSSKDMAMYLVMPEVDGRLAGLLVGHKADAVWHERTQCPLSAYAPEADGIRRAVDLAANWARLRSTPRAERRIAIVLANYPIRDGRLANGVGYDAPESTVRMLMELERAGYTLGASAPADYPRSSPDLIALLTAGPTNAAPRRGTAAAILPLARYRELLATLPEETRAAITARWGDPAADPFIRDGQFHLPAHRFGNVILMLQPARGWQIDDTLSYHDPALVPPHAYIAAYLWLRHDFAAHALVHNGKHGTLEWLPGKSAALDADCYPDALWGQLPHLYPFIVNDPGEGTQAKRRTGAVIIDHLVPPLTRADTYGPLKDLEALLDEYYAASGMDRRRLADLKRRILDFTRDSRLDQDIGLPEDETEALIKIDNFLCDLKEAQIRDGLHVFGSSPEGGMARDLAVALARVPRGDAPGDNSLIRALADDLRLGFDPLSAKLADPWHGPDVFAPLVSLNVNSLPTNSRIGDLVANLEAIAAELVDGTRLCPPEWPTTAAVLQTVKTLIEPRLAASGPAEMAAFLDGLDGRFIAPGPSGAPSRGRLDVLPTGRNFYSVDARAVPTPSAWELGRKSAESLVLRHLQDHGHHLRSAALSVWGTANMRTGGDDIAQAMALIGARPVWDPGSLRVSGYEIIPLARLGRPRVDVTLRISGFFRDAFPAQIALFDRAARAIGALDEPEDDNPIAARMRAEALGLMAAGRSQDEAALEAGARIFGSRPGTYGAGLGQLIDSGAWTGKADLADQILRWGQYAYGAASAGLPMPDRFRTRLGGVEAIIHNQDNREHDLLDSDNYYQFEGGLSVAAETLSGQKPSAYHNDHSRPDTPRIRSLEEEISHVMRSRVVNPKWIAGMQRHGYRGAFEIIATVDFMFAFAATTGAVRTHHFDLAFEAFVEDDSVREWLRGANSFGYDELIARFNDARRRGFWSPRSNSAYAYLEETP from the coding sequence ATGCACCTGCTCTCCGCCCAGGCCGGCGCCATCCAGCAGGAGGGCGAGGCCATCGATCTGGCCCAGACGCCGGGCGATTATGTCTTCGCCTCCTCCGCCGACAGCGAGCTGGCCATGCTGGCTGCCGCTGCCGACCGGGCAGGACAGGATGGCCTGCGTCTCGCCAATATCCTGCGCCTCTCCAACAACCTGTCGGTCGACATGTGGCTGGAGCAGACCGTCTCCAAGGCGCGCCTCGTCGTCCTGCGCCTCATCGGGGGGATCTCCTATTTCCAATATGGTGTCGATGAGCTGACTGCCCTCTGTGCCAATCGCGCCATTCCCCTGGTGCTGATCCCCGGCGACGCCAATCCCGACCCGATCCTGCGCGACCGCTCCACCATCCACGCGGATGACTGGGCGCGCCTCCACCAGCTCTTCATCGCCGGCGGCCCCGACAACGTCGATGCGATCCTTGCAGCCTTCGCCGCGCTGGCAGCGCCTTCACCTCTCCCTCTGGGGAAGAGGTCGGCTGCATCGCAGCCGGGTGAGGGGGGCATCTTGGGCGCACTGGAGCCCCGTGCCTTTCCCCGCTTTGGCCTCTGGCACCCCAGGACCGGCATGACCGACGCCGACGGCCTCTGTGCCCTTTCGTCACCTCTGCGTTCGGGGCCGGGCGAGGGGGGCCTTGGTCTGAGCGAAAATGTGGCGCCGTCGCGCCCCCATATTCCGATCCTCTTCTACCGCGCCGCACTCGAAGGCGCCGGGACCGCCACGCTTGAAGCGCTGGTGAGCGAACTTGAGGCCCGTGGCCTCGCCCCGGTGCCGGTCGTCGTATCGTCGCTCAAGGACCCTGCCTGCATTGGCTTCGTCCAGGAAACGCTTGCCGCCTTCCCACCATCGGCCATCTTCAATCTCACCGCCTTCGCCCTCGGAATTGGCGAACTGGCTGCCGGTCGCAATCCCTTTTCGGGCAGCGATGCGCCCGTCATCCAGCTGATCCAGTCGGGACGGTCGCGGGCGCAATGGCTGGCCGACCCGCAGGGACTTTCGAGCAAGGACATGGCCATGTACCTAGTCATGCCCGAGGTCGATGGTCGTCTTGCGGGCCTGCTTGTCGGCCACAAGGCCGACGCCGTCTGGCATGAACGCACGCAATGCCCGCTCTCGGCCTATGCGCCCGAGGCCGATGGCATCCGGCGGGCCGTCGATCTCGCCGCCAACTGGGCCCGCTTGCGGTCCACCCCCCGCGCCGAAAGGCGCATCGCCATCGTCCTCGCCAATTACCCCATCCGCGACGGTCGGCTCGCCAACGGCGTCGGCTACGACGCTCCCGAAAGCACGGTGAGGATGCTGATGGAACTGGAGCGGGCAGGGTACACGCTCGGCGCATCGGCTCCTGCTGACTATCCCCGCTCCTCCCCCGATCTCATCGCCCTCCTCACCGCCGGCCCGACCAATGCCGCACCCCGGCGCGGCACTGCGGCGGCCATTCTTCCGCTCGCCCGCTATCGCGAACTTCTCGCAACGCTGCCCGAAGAAACACGCGCTGCAATCACTGCGCGCTGGGGCGATCCCGCCGCCGATCCCTTCATCCGCGACGGCCAATTTCATCTTCCCGCCCACCGCTTCGGCAATGTCATTCTCATGCTCCAGCCTGCGCGCGGCTGGCAGATCGACGATACGCTCAGCTACCACGATCCGGCGCTGGTCCCGCCCCACGCCTATATCGCCGCCTATCTCTGGCTGCGGCACGACTTTGCCGCCCATGCCCTCGTGCACAACGGCAAGCATGGCACGCTCGAATGGCTGCCCGGCAAGTCCGCAGCGCTCGACGCCGATTGCTATCCGGACGCGCTCTGGGGGCAATTGCCCCATCTCTATCCCTTCATCGTCAACGATCCGGGCGAGGGCACGCAGGCCAAGCGCCGCACCGGCGCCGTCATCATCGACCATCTCGTTCCCCCTCTCACCCGCGCCGATACTTATGGCCCGCTCAAGGACCTCGAGGCCCTGCTCGACGAATATTATGCGGCCTCGGGCATGGATCGCCGTCGCCTTGCCGATCTCAAGCGCCGCATTCTCGACTTTACCCGCGACAGCCGCCTCGATCAGGACATCGGCCTGCCCGAGGACGAGACCGAAGCCCTGATCAAGATCGACAACTTCCTCTGCGATCTCAAGGAAGCCCAGATACGCGACGGGCTGCATGTCTTTGGGTCTTCGCCAGAGGGAGGGATGGCGCGGGACCTTGCCGTCGCACTGGCCAGAGTGCCACGCGGCGATGCCCCCGGGGATAACTCGCTGATCCGCGCCTTGGCCGATGATCTGAGGCTCGGTTTTGATCCCCTCTCGGCCAAATTAGCCGATCCGTGGCACGGGCCTGACGTTTTCGCCCCTTTGGTCAGTCTCAACGTTAACAGTCTGCCAACCAATTCGCGCATTGGCGACCTTGTGGCCAACCTCGAAGCCATTGCCGCCGAGCTGGTGGACGGCACGCGCCTCTGCCCGCCGGAATGGCCCACGACCGCCGCAGTTCTCCAGACGGTAAAAACCCTGATCGAACCGCGTCTTGCCGCCTCCGGGCCCGCTGAAATGGCGGCCTTTCTCGATGGTCTGGATGGCCGCTTCATCGCGCCCGGTCCCTCGGGCGCGCCGTCGCGCGGGCGGCTCGATGTCCTCCCCACGGGACGCAATTTCTATTCCGTCGATGCTCGCGCCGTTCCCACGCCGAGTGCCTGGGAGCTGGGCCGCAAATCGGCGGAAAGCCTGGTTCTGCGGCACCTGCAGGATCATGGTCATCACCTGCGCAGTGCCGCTTTGTCCGTCTGGGGCACGGCCAATATGCGCACCGGCGGCGACGACATTGCCCAGGCCATGGCGCTGATCGGCGCCCGCCCCGTCTGGGACCCGGGCTCGCTGCGTGTGTCCGGCTACGAGATCATTCCCCTGGCCCGGCTCGGTCGCCCCCGCGTCGACGTTACTCTCAGGATTTCCGGCTTTTTCCGCGATGCCTTCCCGGCCCAGATCGCCCTGTTCGACCGGGCCGCCCGCGCCATCGGCGCCCTCGACGAACCCGAGGACGACAATCCCATCGCCGCCCGCATGCGGGCCGAGGCCCTGGGTCTGATGGCCGCGGGCCGGAGCCAGGACGAGGCCGCGCTCGAAGCCGGAGCTCGCATTTTCGGTTCGCGGCCCGGCACCTATGGGGCGGGCCTGGGGCAGCTGATCGACAGCGGCGCCTGGACTGGCAAGGCCGATCTCGCCGACCAGATCCTGCGCTGGGGCCAGTATGCCTATGGCGCGGCCTCTGCCGGCCTGCCAATGCCCGACCGGTTCCGCACCCGGCTGGGCGGCGTCGAGGCCATCATCCACAATCAGGACAATCGCGAGCACGACCTGCTCGACAGCGACAATTATTACCAGTTCGAAGGCGGCCTCTCGGTGGCCGCCGAAACCCTGTCCGGTCAGAAGCCCTCCGCCTACCACAACGATCACTCCCGCCCCGATACACCCAGGATCCGCTCCCTGGAGGAAGAGATCAGCCATGTCATGCGCTCTCGCGTGGTCAATCCGAAATGGATAGCCGGCATGCAGCGCCACGGCTATCGCGGTGCCTTCGAGATCATCGCCACAGTCGATTTCATGTTCGCCTTCGCCGCCACGACCGGCGCGGTGCGCACCCACCATTTCGACCTCGCCTTCGAGGCTTTCGTCGAGGATGATTCCGTACGGGAATGGCTTAGGGGCGCCAATTCTTTCGGCTATGACGAGCTGATTGCCCGGTTCAACGACGCGCGGCGCCGTGGGTTCTGGTCTCCCCGCTCCAATTCCGCCTACGCCTATCTCGAGGAAACGCCATGA
- a CDS encoding cation diffusion facilitator family transporter produces the protein MAITNKTLAIASASLLVGLVVLGLKLVAWWMTGSVALYSDALESTVNVVTAIVALIAVRLAQRPADAALPYGYHKAEYFSAVMVGVMIIVAAMLILREAVYGFLEPELPEAPLQGLAISAFATIINVVWAQVLIRHGRKARSPAMEADGKHLMTDVISTVGVLAGLVLVYLTGIAQLDAVLAGLVALNILWSGWGVIRESVGGLMDVAVPQDIQKVIREVIAINAEGAIEAHDIRTRQAGRLTFIDFHLVVPGAMSVDNAHEICDRIEAKLREAVKDVQITIHVEPEQKAKHSGIVVL, from the coding sequence ATGGCCATCACCAACAAGACCCTGGCCATCGCCAGTGCGAGCCTGCTCGTGGGTCTGGTCGTGCTCGGCCTCAAGCTTGTGGCCTGGTGGATGACCGGTTCGGTGGCGCTCTATTCGGACGCGCTCGAATCGACCGTCAACGTGGTCACCGCCATCGTGGCGCTGATCGCGGTGCGCCTGGCGCAACGCCCGGCGGACGCGGCCCTGCCCTATGGCTATCACAAGGCTGAGTACTTCTCCGCCGTCATGGTGGGGGTGATGATCATCGTCGCCGCCATGCTTATCCTGCGCGAAGCAGTCTATGGCTTCCTTGAGCCGGAACTGCCCGAGGCGCCGCTGCAGGGCCTGGCGATCAGCGCCTTTGCCACCATTATCAACGTGGTCTGGGCCCAGGTGCTCATCCGCCACGGCCGCAAGGCGCGCTCGCCGGCCATGGAGGCCGATGGCAAGCATCTGATGACTGACGTCATTTCGACGGTCGGCGTGCTGGCGGGGCTGGTCCTCGTCTATCTGACCGGGATCGCCCAGCTCGATGCGGTGCTGGCAGGGTTGGTGGCGCTCAACATTCTCTGGTCCGGCTGGGGCGTCATCCGCGAAAGCGTCGGCGGGCTTATGGACGTCGCCGTGCCCCAGGATATCCAGAAGGTCATCCGCGAGGTCATCGCCATCAATGCCGAGGGGGCCATCGAGGCGCATGATATCCGCACTCGCCAGGCGGGGCGGCTGACCTTCATCGACTTCCATCTGGTGGTGCCGGGCGCCATGAGCGTGGACAATGCCCACGAGATCTGCGACCGCATCGAGGCCAAGCTGCGCGAAGCGGTCAAGGATGTGCAGATCACCATCCATGTCGAGCCCGAACAGAAGGCCAAGCATTCCGGCATCGTGGTTTTGTGA
- the cobW gene encoding cobalamin biosynthesis protein CobW, whose translation MTTKIPTTVITGFLGAGKTTLVRHMLAHAPKGKRIALIINEFGDLGVDKDILAGCGDETCREEDMVELSNGCICCTVADEFIPTMQALLARPEKFDHIVIETSGLALPQPLIRAFNWPEIKAQVTIDGVVTVADAAALAEGRFASDEAAVDAQRRQDEMLDHETPLGELFEDQLSAADMVIINKTDLVDPALLEKVEQNIRAELRPGVGIVRAANGHVDVTALLGMGMESEGDIDNRPSHHELEHGGETHEHDDFDSFSLNLAAVEGKEHLLATIETAIKSHDILRLKGFAAIPGAAARLAIQAVGPRVTAYFDRPWKPGETRETNLVVIGESPLDRDAITASLRRAEPVPA comes from the coding sequence ATGACCACCAAGATCCCCACCACCGTCATCACCGGCTTTCTGGGCGCCGGCAAGACCACCCTCGTGCGTCACATGCTGGCCCATGCCCCCAAGGGCAAGCGCATCGCGCTCATCATCAACGAATTCGGCGATCTTGGTGTCGACAAGGATATTCTCGCCGGTTGCGGCGACGAAACCTGCCGCGAGGAGGACATGGTCGAGCTCTCCAATGGCTGTATCTGCTGCACCGTGGCCGATGAGTTCATTCCCACCATGCAGGCGCTCCTCGCCCGCCCCGAAAAGTTCGATCACATCGTCATCGAAACGTCGGGTCTTGCCTTGCCCCAGCCGCTGATCCGCGCCTTCAACTGGCCCGAGATCAAGGCCCAGGTCACTATCGATGGCGTCGTCACCGTAGCCGATGCCGCAGCTTTGGCCGAGGGTCGTTTCGCCTCCGATGAAGCCGCCGTCGATGCCCAGCGCCGCCAGGACGAGATGCTCGACCACGAAACCCCGCTGGGCGAGCTTTTCGAGGACCAGCTCTCCGCCGCCGACATGGTCATCATCAACAAGACCGACCTCGTCGATCCGGCCCTGCTCGAAAAGGTCGAGCAGAATATCCGCGCCGAACTGCGCCCCGGCGTCGGCATTGTCCGCGCCGCCAATGGCCACGTCGATGTCACCGCCCTTCTGGGCATGGGCATGGAATCGGAAGGCGACATCGACAACCGCCCCAGCCATCACGAGCTCGAACATGGCGGCGAGACCCACGAACACGACGATTTCGACAGCTTCTCGCTCAATCTGGCCGCGGTCGAGGGCAAGGAACACCTGCTCGCCACCATCGAAACGGCGATAAAGTCCCATGACATCCTGCGCCTCAAGGGGTTCGCCGCCATTCCCGGCGCTGCGGCCCGCCTCGCCATCCAGGCCGTCGGTCCGCGCGTCACCGCCTATTTCGACCGCCCCTGGAAGCCGGGCGAAACGCGCGAGACCAATCTCGTCGTGATCGGGGAAAGCCCGCTCGACCGGGATGCGATCACCGCCAGCCTCCGCCGCGCCGAACCTGTCCCGGCCTAG
- a CDS encoding cobalamin biosynthesis protein encodes MRDDSIGSGPIRPSVSDRGIVVGLGARDTATTDDVLALIEQCLSECGLSPDHVAQLVTVHRRREHPALVAAARTLGVPLLALADEDLAETVPHPSAQVLRHTGLASVAEASALAFGPLLLEKRRCATATCALSRCDPSYTLAMSSAARAASTLSASMAGL; translated from the coding sequence ATGAGAGACGATTCCATTGGCAGCGGGCCGATCCGGCCAAGCGTATCTGACCGCGGTATTGTCGTGGGCTTGGGCGCGCGCGACACCGCCACCACCGACGACGTCCTTGCCCTGATTGAACAGTGCCTCTCCGAATGCGGCCTGTCGCCCGATCATGTGGCTCAGCTCGTCACTGTCCATCGCCGACGGGAACATCCGGCCCTTGTCGCCGCAGCCCGAACGCTCGGCGTGCCTCTCTTGGCACTTGCCGACGAAGACCTGGCCGAAACGGTTCCCCACCCCTCCGCCCAGGTCCTTCGCCATACCGGATTAGCGTCGGTCGCCGAGGCATCGGCGCTGGCGTTCGGTCCGCTGCTGCTGGAAAAGCGACGCTGCGCGACTGCCACCTGCGCGCTCTCGCGTTGCGATCCGTCCTACACCCTTGCGATGTCCAGCGCGGCCAGAGCCGCCTCCACGCTTTCGGCTTCGATGGCCGGGCTGTAA
- a CDS encoding cobalt-precorrin-6A reductase, translating to MKILILGGTQEARQLANRLVAQGHAVITALAGRTQHPILPQGEVRIGGFGGLGGLCAYLGEEGIERLVDATHPYAGNISANAVAAARATGVRLVRYMRRPWQPQPGQIWLDAGSVQAAAETLPAGASVLLTTGHTGLETFLARQDCHFVIRVIEAPDLPIPAHATLIQSRPPYDLGQELALMRDHGITHMVSKNSGGTQTAAKLEAAAQSGVVVIMIARPPYSPAIEAESVEAALAALDIARV from the coding sequence ATGAAAATCCTGATCCTGGGCGGCACGCAGGAAGCCCGGCAGCTGGCCAACCGGCTGGTCGCGCAAGGCCATGCGGTTATCACCGCGCTTGCCGGACGGACGCAGCACCCGATCCTGCCCCAAGGCGAAGTGCGTATCGGCGGCTTTGGCGGGTTGGGCGGCCTCTGTGCCTATCTCGGTGAGGAGGGCATTGAGCGGCTGGTGGATGCGACCCACCCCTATGCCGGGAATATTTCGGCCAATGCAGTAGCGGCGGCGCGCGCCACGGGCGTGCGGCTGGTGCGCTACATGCGCCGGCCCTGGCAGCCGCAGCCCGGGCAGATCTGGCTGGACGCGGGCTCGGTGCAGGCGGCGGCCGAGACCCTGCCGGCGGGCGCCAGCGTGTTGCTGACCACGGGTCATACGGGGCTCGAGACTTTCCTGGCGCGGCAGGATTGCCACTTCGTCATCCGCGTGATCGAGGCGCCGGATTTGCCGATCCCGGCCCATGCCACGCTCATCCAGTCCCGCCCGCCCTATGATCTTGGCCAGGAGCTGGCACTGATGCGCGATCATGGCATCACCCATATGGTAAGCAAGAATTCGGGCGGCACACAGACCGCGGCAAAGCTGGAAGCCGCCGCGCAATCGGGCGTCGTCGTGATCATGATCGCCCGTCCTCCTTACAGCCCGGCCATCGAAGCCGAAAGCGTGGAGGCGGCTCTGGCCGCGCTGGACATCGCAAGGGTGTAG
- the cobO gene encoding cob(I)yrinic acid a,c-diamide adenosyltransferase: protein MTDKPAKKIDLMSEAERDAYHAEKMKKKKAARDKILSTKTEEKGLLIVHTGKGKGKSTAAFGMVFRALGNGMRVGVVQFVKGVWNTGERTVLDKFPGQVTINAMGEGFTWDVADRQRDLAAAAKAWEQAKALILNPEYDMVLLDELNICLRYDYLPIAEVVAFLSSKPENKHVIVTGRNAKDELIEIADLVTEMTEIKHHFRAGVKAQKGIEF from the coding sequence ATGACCGACAAGCCGGCCAAGAAGATCGACCTGATGAGCGAAGCCGAGCGCGACGCCTATCACGCTGAAAAGATGAAGAAAAAGAAGGCGGCGCGCGACAAGATCCTCTCAACCAAGACCGAGGAGAAGGGCCTGCTCATCGTTCATACCGGCAAGGGCAAGGGCAAGTCGACCGCCGCTTTCGGCATGGTCTTCCGCGCTCTGGGCAACGGTATGCGCGTCGGCGTCGTCCAGTTCGTCAAGGGCGTCTGGAACACCGGCGAACGCACCGTGCTCGACAAGTTTCCCGGCCAGGTCACGATCAACGCCATGGGCGAAGGCTTCACCTGGGATGTGGCCGATCGCCAGCGCGATCTGGCCGCCGCTGCCAAGGCGTGGGAGCAGGCCAAGGCACTGATCCTTAATCCCGAATACGACATGGTGCTGCTCGACGAGCTCAACATCTGCCTGCGCTACGATTATCTGCCCATAGCCGAGGTGGTCGCATTCCTCAGCAGCAAGCCCGAGAACAAACACGTCATCGTCACCGGCCGCAATGCCAAGGACGAGCTGATCGAGATCGCCGATCTCGTCACCGAAATGACCGAGATCAAGCATCATTTCCGCGCTGGCGTGAAAGCCCAGAAGGGCATCGAGTTCTAG
- a CDS encoding cobyrinate a,c-diamide synthase, which yields MSSARGFVIAAPRSGSGKTLLTLGLLAALRRAGRTVAPAKTGPDYIDPVFHGYAAGRDAINLDPWAMKPAQIAALAHQQATGADLLLIEGVMGLYDAAADGAGSTADLAETLGLPVILVVDADRQSQSVAPLIAGFAQWRKGVRIAGIVLNRVASARHERMLATAVSGTGIRLLGAIPRRTDLVIPERHLGLVLPGEMAGFDAFLDIAAQTMADFIDLDALDALALPLAGTVETRSVLPPLGQHIAIAKDAAFAFLYSHLLEGWRGAGAQLSFFSPLADEAPSSDADAVFLPGGYPELHGPALANAARFRQGLHAARDRQALIYGECGGFMALCEALVDKTGASHAMAGLLPTVTRIDRPKRVLGYRRLVHDSPLPWSPGLNGHEFHYSSARQSGLPPLFEALDAEGIRQMPMGALLGRVMGSYAHVIAAA from the coding sequence ATGTCTTCGGCTAGGGGCTTTGTCATCGCCGCACCGCGTTCGGGGTCGGGCAAGACATTGCTGACGCTGGGCCTCCTGGCCGCCCTCCGGCGCGCCGGCCGGACCGTGGCGCCGGCCAAGACCGGTCCGGATTATATCGATCCGGTGTTCCACGGATACGCCGCCGGTCGCGATGCCATCAACCTCGACCCCTGGGCCATGAAGCCCGCCCAGATCGCCGCCTTGGCCCATCAGCAGGCCACCGGCGCCGATCTTCTGCTCATCGAGGGCGTCATGGGCCTCTACGATGCCGCGGCAGACGGCGCCGGATCGACCGCGGACCTGGCCGAAACACTTGGCCTTCCGGTCATTCTCGTCGTCGATGCCGATCGCCAGAGCCAGTCGGTGGCGCCGCTGATCGCCGGCTTTGCCCAGTGGCGGAAGGGCGTGCGCATTGCTGGAATCGTGCTCAACCGCGTGGCGTCGGCGCGGCACGAGCGTATGCTCGCAACGGCCGTCTCCGGCACCGGCATCAGGCTTCTTGGCGCCATACCGCGACGTACCGACCTCGTTATCCCCGAGCGCCATCTGGGCCTGGTTCTGCCCGGCGAGATGGCGGGCTTCGATGCTTTCCTCGATATCGCCGCCCAGACCATGGCCGACTTTATCGATCTCGACGCGCTCGATGCCCTCGCCCTTCCGCTGGCCGGCACGGTCGAAACCCGGTCTGTGCTGCCGCCCTTGGGCCAGCATATCGCCATCGCCAAGGACGCCGCCTTCGCCTTTCTCTACTCGCATCTGCTTGAAGGCTGGCGCGGCGCCGGTGCGCAGCTGAGCTTCTTCTCGCCCCTGGCCGATGAGGCGCCCTCGTCCGATGCCGATGCCGTGTTCCTGCCGGGCGGTTATCCGGAACTGCATGGGCCGGCTTTGGCCAATGCCGCGCGCTTTCGCCAGGGCCTTCACGCCGCCCGCGATCGGCAGGCCCTGATCTATGGCGAATGCGGGGGCTTCATGGCCCTGTGCGAGGCGCTGGTCGACAAGACCGGCGCAAGCCACGCCATGGCGGGCCTCCTGCCGACGGTCACGCGCATCGACCGGCCCAAACGTGTCCTGGGCTATCGGCGGCTGGTGCATGACAGCCCCTTGCCCTGGTCGCCCGGGCTCAACGGCCATGAATTCCACTATTCTTCGGCCCGCCAGAGCGGTCTGCCGCCCCTCTTCGAGGCGCTCGATGCCGAAGGCATCAGACAGATGCCCATGGGCGCGCTTTTGGGTCGCGTCATGGGCTCTTACGCCCATGTCATCGCTGCGGCATAA
- the cobA gene encoding uroporphyrinogen-III C-methyltransferase, whose translation MIGPHLVQLAQADFPVFAPGSVWLVGAGPGGPGLLTLLAFHALGQADVIVHDALVSPEILALAPAHVERIHAGKRGGRPSPKQADITIQLIELARQGKRVLRLKGGDPFMFGRGGEEAGELARSGIAFRIVPGISSGLGGLAYAGLPVTHRDTNHAVLFLTGHDETGTVPSAVDWPAIARAAPVIVMFMAVKHLPLIARRLLDAGREPDEAVTIVAHAARPSQTVIETTLVEAPRLVDLPTPAIVVLGAVARHRHNLDWYVEEVRRHVFG comes from the coding sequence GTGATCGGCCCGCATCTGGTGCAATTGGCGCAGGCCGATTTTCCGGTCTTCGCACCCGGCTCCGTCTGGCTGGTCGGCGCCGGTCCCGGTGGCCCGGGATTGTTGACGCTGCTGGCCTTTCACGCCCTTGGCCAGGCCGACGTTATCGTGCATGACGCGCTGGTCTCGCCTGAGATACTGGCCCTGGCGCCCGCCCATGTCGAGCGCATTCATGCCGGCAAGCGCGGTGGCAGGCCGTCGCCCAAACAGGCCGACATCACCATTCAATTGATCGAACTGGCGCGACAGGGCAAGCGCGTCCTGCGCCTCAAGGGCGGGGATCCGTTCATGTTCGGCCGGGGCGGCGAGGAAGCGGGCGAATTGGCGCGATCGGGCATTGCCTTCCGCATCGTGCCGGGAATTTCCTCAGGCCTTGGTGGGCTTGCCTATGCCGGCCTGCCGGTCACCCATCGAGACACAAATCACGCCGTGCTCTTCCTCACCGGCCACGACGAAACCGGGACCGTGCCCAGCGCCGTGGATTGGCCGGCCATTGCCCGCGCTGCCCCGGTGATTGTCATGTTCATGGCCGTCAAGCACTTGCCGCTGATCGCCCGGCGCCTGCTTGATGCCGGTCGCGAACCGGACGAGGCGGTGACGATCGTTGCCCATGCCGCGCGCCCCAGCCAGACCGTCATCGAGACCACGCTGGTCGAGGCGCCACGCCTTGTCGATCTGCCCACCCCGGCCATCGTGGTGCTGGGCGCCGTGGCGCGCCATCGGCACAATCTGGACTGGTATGTCGAGGAGGTCCGTCGCCATGTCTTCGGCTAG